The following nucleotide sequence is from Chromobacterium rhizoryzae.
CCGCCTTGAAATGCGGCACATATTTCTCAGGAACCGAGACGCTGGTGCCCGACTTGGGGTTGCGGCCAATCCGCGGCGGACGGTAGTTCAAATCGAAACTGCCGAAACCGCGGATTTCAATCCGGTTTCCCTGCGCCAGGTTATTGGCCATCGCATCCAAAATGGTTTTGACGGCCAACTCAGCGTCTTTGTAGACCAACTGAGAATTGCGCTCGGCGAGTCGTTCCGACAGCCTAGCGATCAGCTCAGATTTGGTCATGTCTCAATTACTCGTTAGAGCCGGACAGTTTTGCCTTCAGCAAGGCACCCAGATTGGTGGTGCCAGCGGAAGCGCTGTCAACGGACAGGCTCTTCAGAGCAACGTTGTCTTCCTGAGCGTCTTTAGCCTTGATGGACAGGCTGATGTTGCGGGACTTGCGGTCCACGGCAATGATCACGGCTTCCACTTCTTCGCCGTCCTTCAGAACGGAGCGAGCGTCTTCCACGCGGTCGCGGGACAGTTCGGAAGCGCGCAGGTAGCCTTCAACATCGGTGTCCAGAGTCACGACGGCGCCTTTGGCGTCAACGGACTTCACGGTGCCCTTAACCAGAGCGCCCTTGTCGTTCATCGCAACGAAGTTGTTGAACGGATCGCCTTCCATCTGCTTGATGCCCAGGGAAATGCGCTCTTTCTCAACGTCGATGGACAGAACAACGGCTTCAACCTCGTCGCCCTTCTTGAACTTGCGCACGGCTTCTTCGCCAGCTTCGTTCCAGGACAGGTCGGACAGGTGAACCAGGCCGTCGATGCCGCCCGGCAGGCCAACGAACACGCCGAAGTCGGTGATGGACTTGATCGCGCCCTTCAGCTTGTCGCCTTTGTGGAAGTTGTCGGCAAACTCGTTCCACGGGTTGGCCAGGCACTGCTTCATGCCCAGGGAGATGCGACGACGGTCTTCGTCGATTTCCAGGATCATCACTTCCACTTCGTCGCCAACCTGAACAACCTTGGACGGGTGTACGTTCTTGTTGGTCCAGTCCATTTCGGACACGTGCACCAGGCCTTCGATGCCCTGTTCGATTTCCACGAACGCGCCGTAGTCGGTCAGGTTGGTCACCTTGCCGAACAGACGGGTGCCGGACGGGTAGCGGCGGGACAGGCCCACCCACGGATCTTCGCCCAGTTGCTTCAGACCCAGGGATACGCGGTTCTTCTCTTGGTCGAACTTCAGTACCTTGGCTTCCACTTCGTCGCCCACGGCCAGAACTTCGGACGGGTGCTTCACGCGGCGCCATGCCAGGTCGGTGATGTGCAGCAGACCATCGATGCCGCCCAGGTCAACGAACGCACCGTAGTCGGTGATGTTCTTGACGATACCCTTGATGATGGCGCCCTCTTTCAGGGTTTCCAGCAGAGCTTTGCGCTCTTCGCCCAGGGTTTCTTCCAGCACGGAACGACGGGACACAACAACGTTGTTGCGCTTGCGATCCAGCTTGATGACCTTGAATTCGATCTGTTTGTTTTCGTACGGGGTGGTGTCTTTCACCGGACGCACGTCAACCAGGGAACCCGGCAGGAAGGCGCGGATGCCGTTGACCATAACGGTCAGGCCGCCTTTGACTTTGCCGCTGATCAGACCGGACAGGATCTTGCCGGTTTCCAGAGCCTCTTCCAGCTCCACCCAAGCGGCCAGGCGCTTGGCTTTTTCGCGGGACAGCTTGGTTTCGCCAAAGCCGTTTTCCAGCGCGTCGATGGCGACGGTAACGAAGTCGCCGATGGCCACTTCGACCACGCCTTGGTCGTTCTTGAATTCTTCAGCCGGAATCAGGGACTCGGACTTGAGGCCTGCGTTCACGGTTACAAAGTTGGAATCAACTGCCACCACTTCGGCAGTGATCACCTCGCCCACGCGCATGTCGTGAAGGGTCAGGCTTTCCTCAAACAGCTGAGCGAAGTTTTCCATGGAGAGGGTAGTCATCAAGCGTACTCTCGGTGCGCGCCTTGCGGCGTGCGGGGTTAGGGTTGCACAACGGGTTTATTGCCTTGCAGCATTTTCACCCGACAAAAAAATCATAGGCCGGAGACCTGTCTTTCCTCGAACCAACGTAGAACCTGTGCGACCGCCTGGTCGATGGTCAGCTCCGTGGTGTCGAGCAAAAAGGCGTCCGGCTCCTGGCGCAGCGGCGCTACCGGCCGGGCGGCATCGCGCGCGTCCCGATCGATAATGTCCTGCAGAATCCGTGGGAGATTAGCAGAATCTCCCTTGCCGATCAACTGCTTATAGCGGCGCTCGGCGCGTTCCTCGGCGCTGGCGGTCAAAAACACCTTCAAGGCGGCGGCGGGAAACACCACCGAACCCATGTCGCGGCCGTCCGTCACCAGGCCCGGCAACTGGCAGAAATCGCGTTGGCGCTGCAACAGCGCGGCGCGCACCGCCGGCAGCGCGCCCACCTTGGACGCGCCGATGCCGATTTCCTCGCTGCGTATCGCCGCGCTGGCGTCGTTGCTCTCCAGCCACACCGCCCCGTCGGCGAACTCCACCGGCAAGCCGGAGGCGGCCGCGGCCAGGCCCGGCTCGTCGTCCCAGCCTATATTGTGACGCTGCGCGAACAGCGCCAGCAGCCGGTAGAGCGAGCCCGAATCCAGATAATGAAAACCCAGCCGCGCGGCGACCAGGGCGGCGACGGTGCCCTTGCCCGAGGCGGACGGGCCGTCGATGGCGATGACAGGTGCGGTCATGTACAGACGATGTCCTTGCAGAAATTCGCGCCGGCCGCCGCGACGGGCAACCGGCCAAACCGTCGATTTTATCTCAAAGCCGCGGGCCGGCGCAGCAAGATTCTACGACGCGCGCCGCGCCGACGCGCCGCCACGCGGGTTTGCGCAAAGACCTTCCTGGCGGTTACATTGTCCGACGGGCGCCGCGTCGCCCTTCGCCAACCCCAAGAACACAAGATCCCGAACCGCCATGGAACAACTGCATCTCGCCCCCGTCCTCCGCCTGTCCGGCGCCATCAAGCTCCCCGGCTCGAAAAGCATCTCCAACCGCACCCTGCTGCTGGCCGCGCTGGGCAGCGGCAGCACCCTGGTGCGCGATCTGCTGGATTCGGACGACATCCGCCACATGCTGGCGGCGCTGAAGCTGCTGGGCGTGGAGATCGAACAGATAGGCGACAGCCGCGACTTCCGCGTGCAGGGCGTGGGCGGCGAATTTCCGGTTAAAAGCGCAGATCTATTCCTCGGCAACGCCGGCACCGCCTTCCGCCCGCTGACCGCCGCGCTGGCGCTGATGCAGGGCGACTACCAACTCAGCGGCGTGCCGCGCATGCACGAACGGCCGATCGGCGATCTGGTGGACGCGCTGCGCGTGGCCGGCGCCAAGATTCAGTACCAAGGCCAGCCCGGCTACCCGCCGCTGACCATCGCGCCGGCGCAACTGGAGGCCGGCCGGATCATCCCGGTCAAGGGCAATGTGTCCAGCCAGTTCCTCACCGCCTTGCTGATGGCGCTGCCGCTGACCGGCGAAACCGCGGTCATCGAAGTCAGCGGCGAGCTGATCTCCAAGCCCTATATCGAAATCACCCTCAACCTGATGGCGCGCTTCGGCGTGCGGGTTGAGCGCGACGGCTGGCGCCGCTTCACCATCCCCGGCGGCCAGACTTACATCTCCCCGGGAGAGGTTCACGTGGAAGGCGACGCCTCCAGCGCGTCCTATTTCCTCGCCGCCGGCGCGCTGGCGGGCGGCCCGGTGCGGGTGGAGGGCGTGGGCGCGGACAGCATTCAGGGCGACGTCAAGTTCGCCGACGCGCTGCGCCTGATGGGCGCCGAAGTCAGCATGGGGCCCAATTGGATAGAAGCCCGCGCCAGCCTCCCGCTCAAGGCGATAGACGCCGACTTCAACCACATCCCGGACGCGGCGATGACCTTGGCGGTGGCGGCGCTGGCCGCCGACGGCACCAGCACGCTGCGCAATATCGAGAGCTGGCGCGTCAAGGAAACCGACCGCCTGAGCGCGATGGCCGCCGAGCTGCGCAAGGTCGGCGCCGTGGTGGAAGAAGGCCAGGACTACATCCGCATCACCCCGCCGCCGGCCTTGACGCCGAACGCCGAGATCGACACCTACGACGACCACCGCATGGCGATGTGCTTCTCCCTGATTTCGCTGCTGGGCGCCCCGGTCACCATCAACGACCCCAAATGCGTGGCCAAGACCTTCCCCGATTACTTCGACGCGCTGGCCGCGCTGAGCGCTCAGGCATAAACGCCGCAGCGCCCCGATCCAGCCCCGCCCCGGCGGGGCTTTGTTTTGCCCGCCGCTTGCGCCCCGCCCGCCGATAAAACACAATATATGGATCACAAAAACAGAAAGACGCTAAATAATGGAAAACTTCTTCGCCCTACGCCGCCAATTCATGCAGCAGTTCGACATCCCCAGCCCGGCTCAGCCGCAATGGCAGCCGCAGCAGCTGGCGATGTGGGAGACCATGCTGGGCGAAGAGCTGGCGGAATTCCAGCAAGCGCTGGCCGACTACAAGCGCCAGGACGGCGATGATGCGAAACGCGCGCGGCGGATGGCGGAGCTGCTGGCCGAGGGCGTGGACGTGCTCAATGTGCTCAGCGGCCTGCTGATGTCGCAAGGCCTGCCGCTGGAAGAGATGACGCGGGAGATCCACGCCGCCAATATGCGCAAATGCGTGGACGGCAAGATTGTGCGCCGCGAGGACGGCAAGGTGCTGAAGCCGGCCGGCTGGCGGCCGGCCGACAAGGAAGGAGTGATACGCCGGGCGCTGGAGTCCTGAAAACCTGTTTACGTTCTGCTGCGCGTCGTGAAACGTGACGCGGCGAGTACCGCTTCGAAATGCTCATGCACCACGTGTACATTCCGCTTTCTCAGCCGCAACGCCTTGTCTCATCTTAGCTCGCGAGATCGTAAACAGGTTCTGAGAGCCCGATAAAGCCCGCCGCGCGTCGGCGGCAACGGCGCTCAATGATCCCGCCGCGCGAACAGCCGGGCGATGCCGTGGTAATGCGGCTGCCCATGGCCGACATCCAGCGCATACTCCTCTTGATAGGCCAGCAGGCTCAGCGCCGAGAACTGACGGCGCAGCTCTCCCGGCTGGTAGTAATGCTTGACGTAGGAGGCCGTCTCGCTGGCCACCCGGCCCAGGGCGTCGCACCCCGGATCGTCGACCGTGAACACCGATACGAACAGATGGCCGCCCGGCTCCAGCGCGGCGGCCATCTGGCGCGCCAGCGCCTCGCCCTCGTCCGCACCCAAATGATCCAGCGAAGTATTCGCGACGATCAGCCGGAAACGCCCCGGCTCCAGCTCCAGGCCGGCCAGATCCGCCACCCTGCCGCTTACGTTCAGCCTGCGCTCGTCCGCCGCCTCGCCCAGACTCGCGATCGCCTCCGCTGAACCGTCCACCGCCGTCATCGCGAAGCCCCGCTGAGCCAGAAACAAGGCGTTGCGACCCTGGCCGCAGCCCAGATCCAGGCCGGCTCCGTCGCCCGCCACATGATATTTTTCCAGATACTGGACCAAGGACGGGGACGGCTTGTCCCCGTAGAAGGACGTGCTCGAACGATACACGCCGTCGAAACCCGCTGCTGTCATGATGATGCCCCCGTCTCGGCTGCCCGCCTACGGCCTACCCCGGCCCGGGTGCATCCCAGGATACCTGTACGATAAGCCACCTACCCTTTTGGACAGCATAGACGATGTCCCCAGCAAGAACATCCCTATCGATTTAGCTATTCATCAAATCATTTGCGGCAGCGCGTGCAAGGACTGCGCCGGCAGCATTTCCAGCAACAGCCAGATCGCGGTTCCCGCCAGCATCGCCGCCATGCCGCAATTGAAAACCCTCAACCGGCGCGGCGACGCCAGGAAGCGGCGCGCGGCCACGCCGGACCCCGCCCACAGCGCGATGCACGGCAGGCCGATGACGAAAGTCAGCGCCGCGAACAGCAGGCCGGCATGCCAGGCGTTCATCTTGGCCGGCAGAAACACCATCGCGATATTGAAACCCATCAGCCACACCTTGGGATTCAACCAGTTGAACAGCACCCCGCCCCAAAACCCCATAGGCGCGCCGCCGGACTCGCCCGCGGACGGCGCCGAGCGCGCCATGCCCCAGGACAGCCACAGCAAATACAGGCAGCCGGCCATGGCCAGGTAAATCTGCACCGAAGCGATGACGGCGACCAGGCTGCCCAGGAACACCGTCAACAAGCCCACCTGCACCGACAGGCCCAGCGACATGCCCAGCAAGGCCGGCACCGTGCGGGAAAAACCATGATTGACCCCGGACGAGGCCAATACCAGATTGTTCGGCCCCGGCGTGATCGACATCACCAACAGATAAGTCACCAACGCAACAAAGTTCATTACCGCTCCAAACCATAGCCAGCGGCCGGACAATCCGGACGCGACATGTTTTCAATGCTGGCCATGATAACGCCGCCGCAACATCGAATACAGATTCAGAAAAATTGAATTGGAACCATAACAGTTTTACAATTTCAAAACTGTTATGGTCGTTTTTGCGGAAAATTGTACCGATGGCGACCCCCACATCTGTCAGCGAGGCCCCCAGCATGAGCGACGAACCCCTCTATCAGCAGTTGGTCAACGAATGGATCACCCTGATCCAGACCGGCGTGGTGCAACCCGGAGAACGGCTGCCCTCGGTGCGCAAGGCCTGCGAAATGCACAAGGTCAGCCCGTCCACCATCCTGATGACTTACCGCACGCTGGAGGACCGCGGCCTGATCGAGGCGCGGCCGCAATCCGGCTTCTACGTCAAATCCGCCGCCACCCTGCCGCTGCCGCGCATGCGCCGGCAAAGCGCCGCCCACCACGCCGGCGAGGTGGTGGACCAGATCGAAGCGGTGATGACGGCGCAGACGCGGGAGGATTTCATCGACCTGTCCTTGGCCAGCCCGCGCGGCAGCGACTTCTACCCCACCACCCGCTTCAAGCACATCATGGGGCGGCTGCTGCGCCAGCACCCGGAGCTGACCACCGATTACCCGTTTCCGCCCGGCTCGGAACGGCTGCGCCGCCAGATCGCCCAGCGCGCGGTCAGCTGGGGCTGCGTGCTGGCCGCCGAGGACTTGGTGATCACCAACGGCTGCACCGAGGCGCTGCAACTGGCCTTGCGCGCCTGCTGCAAGCCGGGCGACACCGTGGGCCTGGAATCGCCCACTTATTTCGCGCTGCTGCCCACGCTGAAGAACCTGGGCCTGAGCGTGATCGAAATTCCCACCCATCCGGCCAACGGCCTGTCGCTGGACGCGCTGGAACTCTTGCTGTCGGAGAAAAGGCTGAACGCCATCGTGGCCATGCCCACCGTGCACAATCCGCTGGGCTGCACCATGCCGGCCGAGGCCAAGCAAAGGCTGGCGGCGCTGGTCAACGAACACCAGGTGCCGCTGATCGAGGACGTGCCGCACGCCGATCTGCACTACGACGGCGCCACCCCGGACGCGGTCAAGGCCTATGACCGCGACGGCTGGGTGCTGCTGTGCTCCAGCTACAGCAAGACCCTGGCGCCGGGTTTTCGCATCGGCTGGATCGCGCCCGGGCGCTTCTTGCGGGAAGTGACGCGGCTGAAGTTCGCCAGCTCGCTGGCCCAGCCGCGCTTACTGGAGGAAACGCTGGCGGAATATCTGGAAACCGGCGGCTACGACCACCACCTGCGGCTGATCCGCCGCCACTTCATGAGCCAGATGGAAAGGCTGCGCGGCACCGTCGCCAGCTGCTTCCCGGCTCAGACGCGGGCCACCTCGCCGTCCGGCGGCTGCCTGCTGTGGGTGGAGCTGCCCAGCGGCGTGGACACCATGACATTGTTCCAGACAGCGCTGGCCGAACGCATCACCATCGCGCCCGGCACGCTGTACTCGGCCAAGGGGCGCTACCGCAATTGCGTGCGGCTGTCCTGCTGCTATCCGTGGAACCCGGCGTACGAACGCGCCTTGCGGCGCGTGGGGGAACTGGCGGGAGAGATGGCCGACTGAATCAGGCCGGACGGCCGCTACGCGGCGGCTGGGCGCGCACCGCGGCGCGCGAAGAGGACGGCGCGGACGACGGCGCCACCGCCGGCGCATGCTGCGGCGCGGACGCCGGCGGCGTGGCCTGCGACGGCAACGGACCGCCCGGCTCGCGGCCGGCCGGTTCGCGCGCGAACTGAGTATCGTCCGCCTTGCCCGGCGACAGCCAGCGCACCGCGGACAGATCGCCGTCCACCTTGGCCTTGGCCACGTCCTTGCAAGTCAGACACACCGGCACGCCCTTGCGCGCCTTCAAAGCCTGGTCCACCCGCGCGCCGAACACCACCGCGGACTTTTGCTTCTGCCAGGCCAGCAGCGTTTCGGCCAACATCGGGAAGGAAGGATCGTCCTGCTTGTAGTGATTGCGGTAAGCGGTCAGCCACAGTTCGCCGGCGGCGTCCTGATTCAGCAACACGGTCTGATAAGCCACCGTGACCGCGTCGCCGCGGCCCACAGTCTTGGACAGCAGCAAGGCGTCGTCGTTTTTCATGCGCACGCAGCCATGGCTGCGGAAACCGGGCACCGAGCCGGGCGCGTTGGTGCCGTGAAAGCCCAGGCCCAGCTTGGCCTCGCCGAAACGAATGAAGACCGGCCCCAGCGGGTTCTTGGGCCCCGGCGGCACCACGGTCTGCACTTCCTTGCCGCTGCGGCGCATTTCTTCCTGGATGGAGCGCGGCACATGCCAGGCCGGCGCCTTGTAAATGCCGGTAATGTCAAAGCTGCCGATCGGCGTCTGGGTCAGCATCTTGCCCACCGCCACCGGATAGATCTTGGACAGCCTGCCGTCCTGGTACTGGAACAGCCGCGCCTGCGGCAGGTTCAGCACCAAGTGCAGGCCCGCGGGGTTGACCTGCACATCAGGCTCGGGAATCACCGCCGCGCCGACAAACGGCGCCACGCCAAGCCCAAGCCAACCCAACAGCCCAACACATCGCTTCAACATACCGCACCATATCTAAAATCACTATTGTTCGATTCTAACAGAAAGCGTGGGAAAGCAAGATTCTGACTATTACCAAGCCCCTGCCGCCTCCGGGCCGTCGCTAATATTGTCGGTTTTACGCCAGCATAGCCGGCTTGAGCTCAAAACGCAGGCCAATGCGCCAAAACCCAGGCCGCCGCGTACAGGCCCAGGCCGAAACTGGCGTGCGCCGCCAGGCTGCGCCGGCGCGACAGCCATGGCCGCGGTGTTTTCGACGCGAAGAAACCCGCGCCCATCGCCGGCTGCATCAGCAGGAAAGGCGCCGCCGCGCTGGCGAGGCCGAACAAGAGCGCGGGCCCCGGCGTCGGCGCGCGCCACCAAAGCTCGCCGCACGCGGCCAGCAACAACAGCGCGAAGACGACGCCAATCAAATAATGCGCCAGCCAGCCCAGCGCCCGCTCGCCGCGCGCCGGCTCGGCGCGGGCGATGCTTGCGTGGCGGAAGCGGCCGCGCCGCCAATGCGCCATCCAGCGCCCCACCAGCGCGTAATCCAGCGACGGCGTGCCAAAGCTTCGCCGCAGCCAGTACGCCCACGCGTCCATCACCGCCGTGGCGCCTACGCCCACCAGCGCGCCGCGCGCCAACCATTCCGTCACCGCATCCATGCCCTCTCCCCATCAACCATTCAATGCCCACGCCGCGCCCGACGCGACGCCGGCGCTGACAAACGCCAGCCAATAGACTATCATTAAATAGATTGATTGAATGATATTTTGAAGGCCGTCCATGACCAGCACTCTCCCGCCCGCTCCGGAACGCTTCGCCGACCTGGCCGACCTGGCCCGCACGCTGAGCCACGCCCACCGACTGTTGCTGCTGGAACACATCGCCCAAAGCGAGCGCCCGGTTGAGCGGCTGGCCGAGCTGGCCGGCCTGTCCATCGCCAACGCCTCGCAACACCTGCAACACCTGAAGCGCGCCGGACTGGTCCTATCGCGCCGCGACGGCAAGCGCGTGATGTACCGGCTGGGCGACGGCCCCATTCTGTCCGTGCTGGACGCGCTGCGCCGTCAGGCCGAGCACCGCCGCGCCGCCGTCCGCGCGCTGCTGGACGACGCCGCCGCCCGGCCCGAGACGCTGGACGGCGTCACGCTGGACGAGCTGCTGCGCCGCTTGGGCGACGGCGACCTCATCCTGCTGGATGTGCGGCCGGCGGACGAGTACGCCGCCGGCCATCTGCCCGGCGCGCTCAACCTGCCGCCGGAGCGGTTGGAACACGGCCTGGAACAGCTCAGCGCCGGCGCCGAAATCATCGCCTATTGCCGCGGCCCCTTCTGCATGCTGTCCACCCAGGCGGTGGCCGCCTTGCGCGCCCGCGGCCTGAACGCCAGGCGGCTGGACAGCGGCTTCCCGCAATGGAAAGCGGCCGGGCTGGAGGTCGAAACCGGCGCGCCGGCCGGCGCGGACAAAAAACCCCTGCGCGTTGCCGGATAATTTGAGAAAATCGCCGCTTTCCGTTTGATTTTCCAAGCAACACCATGACGCACAAACAGACTATCGCCCAGGTCGAGTCGCTGGACCACGAAGGCCGGGGAGTCGCCCACGTCGATGGCAAGACCATCTTCATCGACGGCGCGCTGCCTTATGAAACCGTGGTCTACAGCGCCTATCGCAAAAAGTCTTCCTACGAGAACGCCAACACCAGCCAGGTGCTGAAGGAAAGCTTTCTGCGCACACAGCCGCGCTGTCCGCATTACGGCACCTGCGGCGGCTGTTCGATGCAGCATGTGGAGTTCTCCGCCCAAGTGGCGGTCAAGCAAAGGGTGCTGGAAGACAATCTGGCCCGCATCGGCCGGGTCAAGCCGCAACAGGTACTGACGCCCATCGCCGGCCCGGCCTGGCACTACCGCCACCGCGCGCGGATGTCGGCGCGGCTGGTGGAGAAAAAGGGCGGCGTGCTGGTGGGCTTCCACGAGAAGCGCTCCACCTACATCACCGACATGAGCGAATGCCACATCCTGCCGCGTCATATCTCGGACCTGATCGTGCCGCTGCGCGAGATGATCTACAAGCTGTCGATCAACAACCGCATGCCCCAGGTGGAGCTGGCGGTGGGCGACAAGGTGGACATCCTGGTGTTCCGCAATATGGAAGCCATCAACGACGCCGACCACGCGCTGCTGCGCGCCTTCTCCGACGCCCACGGCAGCAAGGAGCGGCCCTTGCAGATGTGGCTGCAGCCCAAGGGCCCGGACACCTGTTATCCGGTCTACCCGCTGGACGCGCCCAAGCTGACTTACAGCCTGCCGGAATACCGCGTGGAGATGCCCTACTACCCCACCGAGTTCACCCAGGTGAACCCCGAGATCAACGCGGTCATGGTGGCGCGCGCGCTGAAATTCCTGGACCCGCGGCCGGGCGAGCGCATCGCCGACATGTTCTGCGGCATCGGCAACTTCACCCTGCCCATCGCCCGGTCCGGCGCCGAGGTGCACGGCATGGAAGGCAGCCAGCCCCTGGTCAAGCGCGCGGTGGAAAACGCCACCCACAACGGCCTGCAGGACAAGGTCAGCTATGAGATGGCCAATCTGTTCGAAGTCACCGAGGAGTCCTTCGCCGCGCTCGGCCGCTTCGACAAGATGCTGGTGGACCCGCCGCGCGACGGCGCGGTGCAGCTGCTGAAGGCCATCACCGAGGACACCGCGCCCAAACGCATCGTCTACGTGTCCTGTAATCCGGCCACGCTGGCGCGCGACGCCAATGTGCTGGTGCACACCAAGGGCTACACGCTGAAGGCGGCCGGCATCATCAATATGTTCCCGCACACCGCCCACGTGGAGTCCGTGGCCTGGTTCGAAAAAACCGGCCCGTGCAAGAGCCGCAGCGAAATCGCCGCGATCGAAGCCGCCGAGGAAGCCGAACGCGAGGCGGTGAAAGCGGCGCAGCGCGCCGAGGCGGCGGCGGAAGCCGCCAAGAAGGAGCAGGAGCTGGCTGAAAAGGCCGCGGCCAAGCAGGCCCGCCGCGATTATTATTTCGCCGAACAAGCCCGCCGCGAAGCGGAACAGCAAGCGCAATAGTCCCGCATGCGACAAGCCTCCGGCCATGGCCGGGGGCTTTATTTTTGAGCCGGCCGCACAGCTTGTTTGATCAAACCGGCTGGTTTGCGACAGCGGATAAGCGCACAGTGGCGGGCGAATGCGTTTTACATGGAAGCGGCAATCGCTTCATGTCAAAATTCGCCGTTCGCCAATCAACAACACAAGCACACACACAGCGGGCGCGCCCGCCAACATCGCCGCTCCTGCCTGAAGGACGGCCCATCAAGGCAATAGATATGCACATACTTCAATTCGTCTTCGGACTGCTGGTTGTCTTCCTGCTGACCCAAGTGGTGGCGCGCGACCGCAAGAACATCAAGATCCGCTACGTGCTGCAACTGATCGTGGTGGAGATGGCGCTGGCCTACTTCCTGCTGCACTCCAGCTACGGCCTGACCCTGGTGGGCGGCGTGGCCGGCGTGTTCGATAAATTGATGAGCTACGCCGGCGAAGGCACCAACTTCGTGTTCGGCGGCCTGCTCAATCAGGGCGAGTTCAGCTTCTTCCTCAAGGTGCTGATGCCCATCGTCTACATCTCGGTGCTGATCGGCATCCTGCAGCACATCCGCGTGCTGCCCTGGGTGATACGCGGCATCGGCTGGGTGCTGGCCAAGATCAGCGGCATGGGCAAGATCGAGTCCTTCAACGCCGTCGGCTCCATGATCGTGGGCCAGTCCGAGAACTTCATCGCCTACAAGAACATCATCGGCAGCTTCTCGGAAAAGCGCATGTACACGCTGGCCGCCACCGCCATGTCCACGGTGTCCATGTCCATCGTCGGCTCCTATATGCAGATCATCCAGCCGCGTTTCGTGGTCACCGCGCTGATTCTCAATCTGTTCAGCACCTTCGTCATCCTGTCGCTGATCAACCCCTACGACGCCAGCCGCGACGACGATGAACTGATCAGCGCCGAAGCCGCCCACCGCATGTCCTTCTTCGAAATGCTGGGCGACTACATCATGGCCGGCTTCAAGATCGCCGTGATCGTCGGCGCGATGCTGATCGGCTTCATCGCGCTGATCACCACCGTCAACCACCTCTTCGACGCCGTCTTCGGCGTGAACTTCCAGTATGTGCTGGGCTATGTGTTCTATCCCTTCGCCTGGTTGATGGGCATTCCGGCCGCCGACATCATGCCGGCCAGCAGCATCATGGCCACCAAATTGGTGACCAATGAGTTCGTGGCGATGATGGAATTGAAAAAGCTCACCGCCCAGCTGTCGGA
It contains:
- a CDS encoding integration host factor subunit beta, with the protein product MTKSELIARLSERLAERNSQLVYKDAELAVKTILDAMANNLAQGNRIEIRGFGSFDLNYRPPRIGRNPKSGTSVSVPEKYVPHFKAGKELRERVDLSLLEQSEA
- the rpsA gene encoding 30S ribosomal protein S1, whose translation is MTTLSMENFAQLFEESLTLHDMRVGEVITAEVVAVDSNFVTVNAGLKSESLIPAEEFKNDQGVVEVAIGDFVTVAIDALENGFGETKLSREKAKRLAAWVELEEALETGKILSGLISGKVKGGLTVMVNGIRAFLPGSLVDVRPVKDTTPYENKQIEFKVIKLDRKRNNVVVSRRSVLEETLGEERKALLETLKEGAIIKGIVKNITDYGAFVDLGGIDGLLHITDLAWRRVKHPSEVLAVGDEVEAKVLKFDQEKNRVSLGLKQLGEDPWVGLSRRYPSGTRLFGKVTNLTDYGAFVEIEQGIEGLVHVSEMDWTNKNVHPSKVVQVGDEVEVMILEIDEDRRRISLGMKQCLANPWNEFADNFHKGDKLKGAIKSITDFGVFVGLPGGIDGLVHLSDLSWNEAGEEAVRKFKKGDEVEAVVLSIDVEKERISLGIKQMEGDPFNNFVAMNDKGALVKGTVKSVDAKGAVVTLDTDVEGYLRASELSRDRVEDARSVLKDGEEVEAVIIAVDRKSRNISLSIKAKDAQEDNVALKSLSVDSASAGTTNLGALLKAKLSGSNE
- the cmk gene encoding (d)CMP kinase — translated: MTAPVIAIDGPSASGKGTVAALVAARLGFHYLDSGSLYRLLALFAQRHNIGWDDEPGLAAAASGLPVEFADGAVWLESNDASAAIRSEEIGIGASKVGALPAVRAALLQRQRDFCQLPGLVTDGRDMGSVVFPAAALKVFLTASAEERAERRYKQLIGKGDSANLPRILQDIIDRDARDAARPVAPLRQEPDAFLLDTTELTIDQAVAQVLRWFEERQVSGL
- the aroA gene encoding 3-phosphoshikimate 1-carboxyvinyltransferase, translated to MEQLHLAPVLRLSGAIKLPGSKSISNRTLLLAALGSGSTLVRDLLDSDDIRHMLAALKLLGVEIEQIGDSRDFRVQGVGGEFPVKSADLFLGNAGTAFRPLTAALALMQGDYQLSGVPRMHERPIGDLVDALRVAGAKIQYQGQPGYPPLTIAPAQLEAGRIIPVKGNVSSQFLTALLMALPLTGETAVIEVSGELISKPYIEITLNLMARFGVRVERDGWRRFTIPGGQTYISPGEVHVEGDASSASYFLAAGALAGGPVRVEGVGADSIQGDVKFADALRLMGAEVSMGPNWIEARASLPLKAIDADFNHIPDAAMTLAVAALAADGTSTLRNIESWRVKETDRLSAMAAELRKVGAVVEEGQDYIRITPPPALTPNAEIDTYDDHRMAMCFSLISLLGAPVTINDPKCVAKTFPDYFDALAALSAQA
- a CDS encoding nucleoside triphosphate pyrophosphohydrolase family protein: MENFFALRRQFMQQFDIPSPAQPQWQPQQLAMWETMLGEELAEFQQALADYKRQDGDDAKRARRMAELLAEGVDVLNVLSGLLMSQGLPLEEMTREIHAANMRKCVDGKIVRREDGKVLKPAGWRPADKEGVIRRALES
- a CDS encoding class I SAM-dependent methyltransferase, which produces MTAAGFDGVYRSSTSFYGDKPSPSLVQYLEKYHVAGDGAGLDLGCGQGRNALFLAQRGFAMTAVDGSAEAIASLGEAADERRLNVSGRVADLAGLELEPGRFRLIVANTSLDHLGADEGEALARQMAAALEPGGHLFVSVFTVDDPGCDALGRVASETASYVKHYYQPGELRRQFSALSLLAYQEEYALDVGHGQPHYHGIARLFARRDH
- a CDS encoding LysE family translocator — its product is MNFVALVTYLLVMSITPGPNNLVLASSGVNHGFSRTVPALLGMSLGLSVQVGLLTVFLGSLVAVIASVQIYLAMAGCLYLLWLSWGMARSAPSAGESGGAPMGFWGGVLFNWLNPKVWLMGFNIAMVFLPAKMNAWHAGLLFAALTFVIGLPCIALWAGSGVAARRFLASPRRLRVFNCGMAAMLAGTAIWLLLEMLPAQSLHALPQMI